The following proteins are co-located in the Polymorphospora rubra genome:
- a CDS encoding MerR family transcriptional regulator produces the protein MRVGELARRAGVTLRALRYYEKAGLVMPTRLPNGYREYDPVAVRQVERIRELTSLGLSVAQTRPFVECLAEGHDSGDECPSSLAAYRRAIADLDERMARLARCRDGLARHLEAAAGRAVPSAATRSRQGAAGSVRRRSPSGDGSRISRLVGSRMPAVRLPATDGSSVDLRTLGPGRTVFYVYPLTGRPGVDLPEGWESIPGAQGCTAEACGFRDHHDELREAGAARVFGLSTQAEDYQRELVGRLRLPFAMLADPGLDMCVGLGLPTFDAGGTTMYERLTMIVYDGVVEHVFYPVSSPDRHARQVLDWLRDGRSRGR, from the coding sequence GTGCGAGTCGGAGAGTTGGCGCGCCGGGCGGGAGTGACGTTGCGCGCGCTGCGCTACTACGAGAAGGCCGGGTTGGTGATGCCGACCCGGCTGCCCAACGGCTACCGCGAGTACGACCCGGTGGCGGTCCGTCAGGTCGAGCGGATCAGGGAGCTGACGAGCCTGGGGCTGTCGGTGGCGCAAACCCGTCCGTTCGTCGAGTGCCTGGCCGAGGGGCACGATTCGGGTGACGAATGTCCTTCGTCGCTGGCCGCCTACCGTCGGGCGATAGCTGACCTGGACGAGCGGATGGCACGGTTGGCGCGGTGCCGCGACGGGTTGGCACGGCACCTGGAGGCCGCGGCCGGTCGTGCTGTGCCGTCCGCCGCCACCCGTTCTCGCCAAGGGGCGGCGGGTTCGGTCCGCCGCCGGTCACCTTCCGGTGATGGTTCTCGGATCAGCCGCCTGGTTGGCTCACGGATGCCCGCGGTGCGACTGCCGGCAACCGACGGGTCGTCCGTCGATCTGCGGACCCTGGGCCCGGGCCGCACCGTGTTCTACGTCTATCCGCTCACGGGACGGCCCGGCGTGGATCTGCCGGAGGGTTGGGAGTCGATTCCCGGAGCGCAGGGCTGCACCGCCGAGGCGTGTGGTTTCCGCGACCATCACGACGAGCTGCGTGAGGCCGGAGCCGCCCGGGTGTTCGGATTGTCGACGCAAGCCGAGGACTATCAGCGTGAGCTGGTCGGACGTCTGCGACTACCCTTCGCGATGCTCGCCGACCCGGGCCTTGACATGTGTGTCGGACTTGGTCTGCCGACCTTCGACGCAGGAGGTACGACGATGTACGAGCGGCTGACCATGATCGTGTACGACGGCGTGGTCGAGCACGTCTTCTACCCGGTCTCATCACCTGATCGGCACGCTCGTCAGGTGCTCGACTGGCTGCGGGACGGCCGGAGCCGGGGCCGATGA
- a CDS encoding SRPBCC family protein, whose protein sequence is MIDELAERITVAVPAETAYAAVADLRRMTRWSPECFAIWVTARDGGRPSRFVGWNRRGPFLWFTTGRIVVAEPGREFAFDVTAFGQPVARWGYRFAPADGGTEVTEYWHDRRNRAAMVLGRIFTGKVATVRPAANREGMRQTLTRLKDDVERH, encoded by the coding sequence ATGATCGACGAACTCGCGGAGCGGATCACCGTCGCGGTGCCGGCCGAAACCGCCTATGCCGCCGTCGCCGACCTGCGGCGGATGACCCGGTGGAGCCCGGAGTGCTTCGCGATCTGGGTGACCGCCCGCGACGGCGGCCGTCCCAGCCGCTTCGTCGGCTGGAACCGGCGCGGCCCGTTCCTCTGGTTCACCACCGGACGGATCGTCGTCGCGGAGCCCGGCCGCGAGTTCGCCTTCGACGTCACCGCCTTCGGCCAGCCGGTCGCGCGCTGGGGTTACCGATTCGCCCCGGCCGACGGAGGGACCGAGGTGACCGAATACTGGCACGACCGGCGCAACCGGGCGGCCATGGTGCTCGGCCGCATCTTCACCGGCAAGGTGGCGACGGTCCGGCCGGCGGCCAACCGGGAAGGCATGCGGCAGACGCTCACCCGGCTCAAGGACGACGTCGAGCGCCACTGA
- a CDS encoding enoyl-CoA hydratase-related protein, whose protein sequence is MDAYGEIKYEVADRIATISLNRPDTRNGYTVRMADELAHAFDRADHDDDVRVVVFTGAGEHFCAGLDLSISEFDTPADGEAGDWDEPAGRCSMRIYAMNKPVIAAIRGAAVGAGATIVLPADYRLAATDARFGYVFSRRGIYAEGASAWFLPRLVGMGRALDWMISGRAFDAAEALDAGLVHSVHEPEQLLDKAYQLARTIIATTAPVSVAVIRQLLYRMSALDSPYPVQRLDSRLAADSLDSADAREGFDSFRQRREPAFPGRVSTDLPGYLPWENVPRARRDSE, encoded by the coding sequence GTGGATGCATACGGCGAGATCAAGTACGAGGTCGCGGACCGGATTGCGACGATTTCGCTGAATCGGCCCGATACCCGTAACGGCTACACCGTACGGATGGCCGACGAACTGGCGCACGCCTTCGACCGGGCGGACCACGACGACGACGTACGCGTGGTCGTCTTCACCGGCGCCGGCGAACACTTCTGCGCCGGCCTCGACCTGTCCATATCGGAGTTCGACACGCCGGCCGACGGCGAAGCCGGCGACTGGGACGAGCCCGCCGGCCGCTGCTCGATGCGCATCTACGCGATGAACAAGCCGGTCATCGCCGCCATCCGGGGCGCGGCCGTCGGCGCCGGCGCGACCATCGTCCTGCCCGCCGACTACCGGCTCGCCGCCACCGACGCCCGATTCGGGTACGTCTTCAGCCGACGCGGCATCTATGCGGAAGGCGCCTCCGCCTGGTTCCTGCCCCGGCTGGTCGGGATGGGCCGCGCCCTCGACTGGATGATCAGCGGGCGGGCCTTCGACGCCGCCGAGGCGCTCGACGCCGGCCTCGTCCACAGTGTCCACGAGCCGGAGCAGTTGCTGGACAAGGCATACCAGCTCGCCCGCACCATCATCGCCACGACCGCACCGGTCTCCGTCGCCGTCATCCGGCAACTGCTCTACCGGATGAGCGCCCTGGACTCGCCGTACCCGGTGCAGCGCCTGGACTCCCGGCTCGCCGCCGACAGCCTCGACAGCGCGGACGCCCGCGAGGGCTTCGACTCCTTCCGGCAACGCCGGGAGCCCGCCTTCCCGGGCCGGGTCAGCACCGACCTGCCCGGCTACCTGCCCTGGGAAAACGTGCCGAGGGCTCGCCGTGACAGCGAATGA